A portion of the Pedosphaera parvula Ellin514 genome contains these proteins:
- a CDS encoding prepilin-type N-terminal cleavage/methylation domain-containing protein, with translation MRNEFKSVRGFTLIELLVVIAIIAILAALLLSALSAAKERASRATCLNNLRQIDLGIRMYSDDSRDALPSPSSGAHMTNAILYSYKTFVLNELGLTPASSQHSKLFSCPSDTFYYGPEPIFGSGYTRQSQHDQAFSSFSSYTFNGNEFTNLPAPFHGPAVRGIAGMKLSSIKHPAKTIMISEGPAIIPYSWHQPKRPIANPQTCYFNNAMDMVGFVDGHVSYTKMYWDGDTNSFSMAYNPPEGYDYQWSGD, from the coding sequence ATGAGGAACGAGTTCAAGAGCGTAAGAGGGTTCACCCTGATTGAATTATTGGTCGTCATTGCCATCATCGCCATCCTGGCGGCATTACTTTTGTCGGCGTTAAGCGCCGCAAAGGAGAGGGCGAGCCGGGCAACCTGTTTGAACAACCTGCGGCAAATCGATTTGGGGATTCGCATGTATTCGGATGACTCGCGTGACGCCCTTCCTTCTCCATCTTCGGGCGCCCACATGACGAATGCCATATTGTATAGTTACAAAACATTTGTGCTAAACGAGCTTGGTCTCACGCCTGCATCCTCGCAGCATTCTAAATTATTTAGCTGCCCTTCTGACACGTTTTACTACGGCCCTGAGCCTATCTTTGGCAGTGGCTACACTCGTCAAAGCCAGCACGATCAAGCTTTTTCCTCGTTCTCCAGCTACACTTTTAACGGCAACGAATTCACCAATTTGCCCGCTCCATTTCATGGCCCAGCCGTGCGTGGGATTGCCGGTATGAAATTGAGCTCCATAAAACACCCGGCCAAAACCATAATGATCTCAGAAGGCCCCGCTATTATCCCTTACTCCTGGCATCAGCCGAAACGTCCAATCGCAAATCCCCAAACTTGCTATTTTAACAACGCAATGGATATGGTTGGCTTTGTGGACGGGCATGTCAGTTACACAAAAATGTATTGGGATGGGGATACGAATTCGTTTTCCATGGCCTATAATCCGCCAGAGGGATACGATTATCAATGGAGCGGGGATTGA
- a CDS encoding prepilin-type N-terminal cleavage/methylation domain-containing protein: MAISKPNAKIGNGSAFSLTELMVVIAIIGILAALLLPTLSQAKGRAQRAQCVSNLHQLGVGLQTFLADHHAYPVLILSTNAADPGRTWGGQLDQEGLGHPPTTNYFQNGVWHCPSAKWEGGLPGGNSVWVSYGYNDDYALRDPTNQFGLQGHWNVVTHSFQPIAESEVAVPSDMMAIGEGHDGVFMRRSLGNFERFGNVVTRHQGKANVLFCDGHVESPTVKFLFEDTSDAALSRWNRDHLPHGDEIYR; encoded by the coding sequence ATGGCGATCTCAAAACCTAACGCTAAGATTGGAAACGGCTCGGCCTTCAGCTTGACGGAGCTTATGGTCGTTATCGCCATCATCGGAATCCTCGCCGCGCTGCTGCTGCCAACACTTTCTCAAGCCAAGGGCAGAGCGCAACGAGCTCAATGCGTGAGCAATTTGCATCAACTTGGAGTCGGCTTGCAGACTTTCCTCGCCGACCATCATGCTTACCCGGTACTGATTCTGAGCACAAACGCCGCAGATCCTGGCCGGACTTGGGGAGGTCAATTAGACCAGGAAGGCCTTGGGCATCCTCCGACAACAAATTACTTTCAAAATGGCGTATGGCATTGCCCATCTGCGAAATGGGAAGGCGGCCTTCCCGGAGGCAATTCTGTATGGGTTTCTTACGGATACAACGACGACTATGCCTTAAGGGATCCAACCAACCAATTTGGCCTTCAAGGTCACTGGAATGTCGTCACGCACTCTTTCCAGCCGATTGCCGAGTCAGAAGTGGCTGTTCCGAGTGACATGATGGCTATCGGAGAAGGCCACGACGGTGTCTTCATGCGAAGAAGCCTGGGTAATTTTGAGCGTTTTGGAAACGTTGTTACCCGCCATCAAGGTAAAGCCAACGTGCTGTTTTGCGACGGCCACGTCGAATCGCCGACGGTAAAGTTTCTGTTTGAAGACACCAGCGACGCCGCTTTGAGCCGGTGGAATCGCGACCACCTCCCGCACGGTGACGAAATCTATCGTTGA